Proteins from a single region of Cryptosporangium phraense:
- a CDS encoding dihydrolipoamide acetyltransferase family protein, which yields MAEIRTFDLPDLGEGLTEGEILRWFVAPGETVALNQPIVEVETAKAAVEIPSPFAGVVTTLHGEEGATLEVGSPLIAIDTAPGSSDATTDATAAGETAITGDAALAAPPAGADVVAASAGDQPGEGGRTPVLVGYGPRTGAARRRPRRATPTPEPEPAVGGAGLVGDQAEPAPDTTLPLLPTIPDALASGVKPVRHGGLEMGRAAERAAQAAGPTTAFPTSTGPEPHPATATRPRAKPPVRKLARDLGVDLTAIPATGPNGTVSRDDVTRAASAGTSETAVAGAAPDAREQRIPVRGVRKLTAEAMVASVATAPHVTEWLTVDVTRTLRAVRRLRENPAFADVRVNPMLLIAKAVTLAVGRHPEVNSTWVDGPDGTAEIVVKDYVNLGIAAATPRGLLVPNVKDADRLGLPELAAALDQLVAVAKAGRTPPADLAGGTITITNVGVFGVDAGTPILNPGEAAILCVGQIAERPWVHRGVVKPRSVCQLALSFDHRIVDGEGGSKFLADVGRFLEDPEGVALAWS from the coding sequence ATGGCTGAGATCCGCACGTTCGACCTGCCCGACCTGGGCGAAGGGCTCACCGAGGGCGAGATTCTGCGGTGGTTCGTGGCTCCCGGGGAGACGGTCGCGCTCAACCAGCCGATCGTCGAGGTGGAGACCGCGAAGGCCGCGGTCGAGATCCCGTCCCCGTTCGCCGGGGTCGTGACGACCCTCCACGGCGAGGAGGGCGCCACCCTCGAGGTGGGCTCGCCCCTCATCGCGATCGACACCGCCCCCGGCTCGTCCGATGCCACTACGGACGCTACGGCCGCGGGCGAAACTGCCATCACCGGCGACGCCGCCCTGGCCGCGCCCCCGGCCGGAGCCGACGTGGTGGCGGCGTCCGCCGGCGACCAACCCGGCGAGGGCGGGCGGACGCCGGTGCTCGTGGGGTACGGGCCTCGCACCGGGGCGGCTCGGCGGCGACCTCGGCGGGCCACGCCGACCCCGGAGCCGGAACCCGCGGTCGGCGGCGCCGGCCTCGTCGGCGACCAGGCCGAGCCCGCACCCGACACCACGCTCCCGCTGCTCCCGACCATCCCGGACGCGCTGGCCTCGGGCGTCAAACCCGTGCGCCACGGCGGCCTCGAGATGGGCCGGGCCGCGGAACGAGCCGCCCAGGCGGCCGGCCCGACCACTGCGTTCCCGACGAGTACCGGCCCGGAGCCCCACCCCGCGACGGCGACCCGGCCCCGGGCGAAACCGCCGGTCCGCAAGCTCGCCCGCGACCTCGGCGTCGACCTCACCGCGATACCGGCCACCGGCCCCAACGGCACGGTGAGCCGCGACGACGTGACTCGCGCAGCGTCGGCCGGAACGTCCGAAACGGCAGTGGCCGGAGCCGCGCCGGACGCGCGGGAGCAGCGGATACCGGTCCGCGGCGTGCGAAAGCTGACCGCCGAGGCGATGGTGGCGAGCGTCGCGACGGCGCCGCACGTCACCGAGTGGCTCACGGTCGACGTGACCCGGACGCTCCGCGCGGTCCGGCGGCTGCGCGAGAACCCGGCGTTCGCGGACGTCCGGGTGAACCCGATGCTGCTGATCGCGAAGGCGGTCACGCTGGCCGTGGGCCGGCACCCGGAGGTCAACTCGACCTGGGTCGACGGTCCCGACGGCACCGCCGAGATCGTGGTCAAGGACTACGTCAATCTGGGTATCGCGGCCGCGACCCCGCGTGGGCTGCTGGTCCCGAACGTCAAGGACGCCGATCGACTGGGTCTTCCCGAGCTGGCCGCGGCGCTCGATCAGCTGGTAGCGGTGGCCAAGGCCGGCCGCACGCCCCCGGCCGACCTGGCCGGCGGGACGATCACGATCACGAACGTCGGCGTGTTCGGCGTGGACGCCGGGACGCCGATCCTGAACCCGGGCGAGGCGGCGATCCTCTGCGTGGGGCAGATCGCCGAGCGGCCGTGGGTACACCGGGGTGTCGTGAAGCCGCGTTCGGTGTGTCAGCTCGCGCTGTCCTTCGACCATCGGATCGTCGACGGCGAGGGCGGCTCGAAGTTCCTCGCCGACGTCGGGCGGTTCCTCGAGGACCCGGAGGGCGTCGCGCTCGCCTGGTCGTAA
- a CDS encoding LppU/SCO3897 family protein gives MTEGTRPPEPSSPSEPDSKAPAAPTSGAPTSGPPPAPDDSEATQVIKTPSGPSDDTTETVQISQPPTPDRPTSGVPGPTPGPTHPTSGAPTPGAPTSGAPAAAGTHPVSDPPTSAPPTTPIPTSAPPQPTSAPPQPTSAPPRPTSAPPQPTSAPPRPTSAPPTAAYPSSGPPHPTSGPPRPTSAPPQPPIPGSPPPATPGTHQQPTSGAGPAWAPPTGTPYGGGYVPPAQAYGSAPTAPPGPAGTPGPAASGSFAAPGTQPPGTQPPGTPPGPGTPTAPGAPGTPGWAPTGPQGPQGPLPGAQPGQYPQTAPQAPQGPKKPWYTRGPIIAALIGAVVVLILCVGGAFWAADSVVGSDYSTGKCIKREASGDKDRAVPVDCNSDGAYQIIDRVNDTTKVEDGSCPPDTTDAFVNFKDEYVLCLRKQD, from the coding sequence ATGACCGAGGGCACTCGCCCGCCTGAGCCGTCGTCACCTTCGGAGCCCGACTCGAAGGCGCCGGCCGCGCCGACGTCTGGTGCTCCGACGTCCGGGCCGCCGCCCGCGCCCGACGACTCCGAGGCCACGCAGGTCATCAAGACGCCGTCGGGGCCGTCGGACGACACCACCGAGACGGTCCAGATCTCCCAGCCGCCGACTCCGGACCGCCCCACCTCGGGCGTTCCCGGCCCGACGCCCGGCCCGACGCACCCGACGTCCGGGGCGCCCACGCCAGGCGCGCCGACCTCCGGCGCGCCGGCCGCCGCGGGGACGCACCCGGTGTCCGACCCACCCACCTCGGCCCCGCCGACCACCCCCATCCCCACGTCGGCCCCGCCCCAGCCCACGTCGGCCCCGCCCCAGCCGACCTCCGCGCCGCCGCGCCCCACCTCCGCGCCGCCGCAGCCGACCTCGGCACCACCGCGTCCTACCTCGGCCCCGCCGACCGCCGCGTACCCTTCGTCCGGCCCGCCGCACCCCACGTCCGGCCCGCCGCGTCCGACCTCCGCGCCGCCGCAGCCGCCGATTCCGGGCTCGCCGCCCCCGGCGACCCCGGGCACTCACCAGCAGCCCACCAGCGGCGCCGGCCCGGCCTGGGCACCCCCGACCGGCACCCCGTACGGCGGCGGCTACGTCCCACCCGCCCAGGCCTACGGCTCCGCCCCCACCGCACCCCCCGGCCCCGCCGGAACCCCCGGCCCCGCCGCCTCCGGCAGCTTCGCCGCCCCGGGCACCCAACCCCCCGGCACCCAACCCCCCGGCACCCCGCCAGGCCCCGGCACCCCGACCGCCCCGGGCGCTCCCGGAACCCCCGGATGGGCCCCCACCGGCCCTCAGGGCCCCCAGGGGCCCCTCCCGGGCGCCCAGCCAGGCCAGTACCCCCAAACCGCACCCCAGGCCCCCCAGGGCCCCAAGAAGCCCTGGTACACCCGCGGCCCGATCATCGCCGCGCTGATCGGCGCGGTCGTCGTCCTGATCCTCTGCGTCGGCGGCGCCTTCTGGGCCGCGGACTCCGTCGTAGGCAGCGACTACTCCACCGGCAAGTGCATCAAGCGCGAGGCCTCCGGCGACAAGGACCGCGCGGTGCCGGTCGACTGCAACAGCGACGGCGCCTACCAGATCATCGACCGCGTCAACGACACCACGAAGGTCGAAGACGGCTCCTGCCCACCCGACACCACCGACGCCTTCGTCAACTTCAAGGACGAGTACGTCCTCTGCCTCCGCAAGCAGGACTGA
- a CDS encoding alpha-ketoacid dehydrogenase subunit beta, translating into MTSMTLAKALNAGLRSALDTDSKTLIMGEDVGRLGGVFRVTDGLQKDFGEHRVIDTPLAESGIIGTAIGLAMRGYRPICEIQFDGFVYPAYDQIVSQLAKIHYRSHGQVKLPVVIRIPFGGGIGAVEHHSESPEAYFVHTAGLKVVTCSNPADGFTMIQQAVASDDPVIFFEPKRRYWEKGEVSEEAPAEDWYPLHSARVVRPGSDATLVGYGPMVRTMLESAEAAAEDGRDLEVIDLRTLSPLDLEPVYASVERTGRLIVVHEAPGTLGMGSEIAARVTERCFYSLEAPVLRVTGYDTPYPPARLEDEYLPDLDRVLDAVDRSFGF; encoded by the coding sequence ATGACGTCGATGACGCTGGCCAAGGCGCTGAACGCCGGTCTGCGCAGCGCGCTGGACACCGATTCGAAGACGCTGATCATGGGGGAGGACGTCGGCCGTCTAGGGGGCGTCTTCCGGGTTACCGACGGTCTACAAAAAGACTTCGGTGAGCACCGAGTAATCGATACACCTCTGGCCGAATCGGGCATCATCGGCACCGCGATCGGGCTGGCGATGCGCGGCTACCGGCCGATCTGCGAGATCCAGTTCGACGGGTTCGTCTACCCGGCGTACGACCAGATCGTCAGCCAGCTCGCCAAGATCCACTACCGCTCGCACGGCCAGGTGAAGCTGCCGGTCGTCATCCGGATCCCGTTCGGCGGCGGTATCGGCGCGGTCGAGCACCACAGCGAGTCGCCCGAGGCGTACTTCGTCCACACCGCCGGGCTCAAGGTCGTGACCTGCTCGAACCCGGCCGACGGGTTCACGATGATCCAGCAGGCGGTCGCGTCCGACGACCCGGTGATCTTCTTCGAGCCCAAGCGCCGGTACTGGGAGAAGGGCGAGGTCTCCGAGGAGGCCCCCGCCGAAGACTGGTACCCGCTGCACTCGGCGAGGGTCGTGCGTCCGGGCTCCGACGCCACGTTGGTCGGTTACGGACCGATGGTCCGCACGATGCTCGAGAGCGCCGAGGCCGCGGCCGAGGACGGGCGCGACCTCGAGGTCATCGACCTGCGGACGCTCTCCCCGCTCGATCTGGAGCCGGTGTACGCGTCGGTGGAGCGCACCGGGCGGCTGATCGTCGTCCACGAGGCGCCGGGGACGCTGGGGATGGGGTCGGAGATCGCGGCCCGGGTGACCGAGCGGTGCTTCTACTCGCTGGAGGCCCCGGTGCTGCGGGTGACCGGATACGACACGCCTTATCCGCCGGCCCGGCTGGAAGACGAGTACCTGCCCGACCTGGACCGGGTGCTGGATGCCGTCGACCGCTCGTTCGGGTTCTGA